One genomic segment of Impatiens glandulifera chromosome 6, dImpGla2.1, whole genome shotgun sequence includes these proteins:
- the LOC124943221 gene encoding uncharacterized protein LOC124943221, with translation MDPSQNYNFFPNYFPNQAQNPNIQPSNQNIERPEDPMNTGIHPNIPQQYMMPPNFGMQYPYNHHYMPYGYPPISGNNFHVAHTNYPNSEQPNNLNTQRFCSGSTDIPEFSTQISPGDVDWNTQTTFLAPTQQSIRKSYDPLSTEDNKALLNGYFHFSNDSELGRNQKGDTFWGKIAEFVNDKFEGEKPRTVLQCKSHFRSINKKIASFIGYYSSACRTKCSGWSDDNYVEKALELYRDNEKQRFSLLKEWKMVRDQPRYMVGENESGSSGSKRKSGGDEVESSAPSIIRPEGRDATKKKARKTSTSRKSKAEINEELSNVASTLEKFEERRASTTSAMLEYARVRKLEMLMSLKNKEERDVVDENTYQMLLRELFPN, from the coding sequence ATGGATCCTTCACAAAACTACAACTTCTTTCCAAATTACTTCCCAAATCAAGCTCAAAACCCAAATATACAACCTTCGAACCAAAACATTGAACGTCCGGAAGATCCAATGAATACCGGAATCCATCCTAATATTCCACAACAATATATGATGCCACCCAACTTTGGCATGCAATACCCGTATAACCATCATTATATGCCTTATGGCTATCCACCTATCTCTGGAAATAACTTTCATGTCGCTCATACCAACTATCCAAACAGTGAacaaccaaataatttaaacacacAACGTTTCTGTAGTGGTTCAACTGATATTCCCGAATTTTCTACACAAATATCTCCAGGGGATGTTGATTGGAATACCCAAACCACTTTTCTTGCTCCAACCCAACAATCAATCCGAAAATCATACGATCCTTTGAGCACGGAGGACAACAAAGCTTTACTAAATGGTTATTTCCATTTTAGTAATGATAGTGAATTGGGGAGGAACCAAAAGGGCGACACTTTCTGGGGTAAAATTGCAGAATTTGTAAATGACAAGTTTGAAGGTGAGAAACCAAGGACTGTATTACAATGCAAAAGTCATTTTCGATCCATCAATAAAAAAATCGCAAGTTTTATTGGTTATTATAGTTCAGCATGCAGAACTAAGTGTAGTGGTTGGTCCGATGATAACTACGTGGAAAAGGCTTTAGAGTTGTACCGCGATAATGAAAAGCAAAGGTTTTCCTTGTTGAAAGAGTGGAAGATGGTCCGTGACCAACCAAGATATATGGTAGGAGAAAATGAATCTGGAAGTAGTGGATCAAAGAGAAAAAGTGGAGGTGATGAAGTTGAATCCTCAGCTCCATCCATCATACGTCCAGAAGGTAGGGACGCAACAAAGAAGAAAGCCAGAAAAACATCAACTTCGAGAAAATCAAAGGCTGAAATTAATGAGGAGTTATCTAATGTAGCCTCCACTCTTGAAAAATTTGAAGAAAGGAGGGCTAGTACTACTTCAGCTATGTTGGAGTATGCCCGTGTTAGGAAGTTGGAGATGTTGATGTCCTTGAAGAATAAAGAAGAGCGTGATGTTGTGGACGAGAATACTTATCAGATGTTATTGAGGGAATTGTTCCCAAACTAA